Below is a genomic region from Flammeovirgaceae bacterium SG7u.111.
TTTTTTTCCCAACCTCTTCATTATCCATCTTAAATTACTTTCCTTTAAGCATCAAGTAGGTTCATAGAGAGTTTCTATATCACTAACAAAACCACAAATTGAATGGCGAATATCCCAGCAATAGTTAGAAGCTTTGGCTCAACGTACTTATTAATCTTCTTGCTCTCAACCTTTGGGTTTGCCCAAAATATCTATATAGAAAAGAAATTTCAATTCTTGTCTTTTGAGAAAATACCAACTTGGGTTGGTGTAGCTGCTAACTGGGAAAAAGCCTCACCAAGCATTCACTTGTACGATGGCTCACGCTATAAAGGGCACGCAGAATATATCTCCAAAGGGCTACAAACAGGAATTTCCTTTCAGCAATTCAAAGACCAAGTAAGAAACCCTCAAACTCGGAAATACATGCCCTTTTTCCTCTTTGATCTCAGAGGAATGAACATCCAGCTTGGGGGAACGAACTACAACTGGGCACTCCGAATGGAAGATTACAGGTATCTTGACAACCCACAGCAAATGCAGGAAACTTGCCTGAGGTTGCTCAATACGGTCGCCCAATACATCAACCAACAAGCCGGGGGGCGTTCAAAGGGTATTCTCATTTTGCCTACCTACGAAAAGGCAACGCCAAACACTTCCATTGCCCCCGCTATTAATCAGCGTGGATACCCGAATTTGACCCTTGGGCAACTAGCGAGCAAAGCTGGTGGTAAAAAAATTGAGGTGCTCAATGCGGGAACGGCATTTGGATACCTCCGATATGTTTCTAAAAACAACACTGAGTTCCAGCCCTCTCCTCAAGATATTTTGATTTATGAAGAGCTTCCACAGCGTGTGCCACCCGTTGGGGGAATCATCACGTTACAACCACAAACTCCTCTTTCGCACATAAATTTACTCGCCAAAAACAGAGGTACTATCAACCTGTACGTTACGGACTTGAAATCACTTTTGCATGCCGACGAGCTTATCAATAAACTAGTGAAGATTGGATGTTCGGAGCGTAAGGTTTTCATTTCGGAAGCTAGCATGGAAGAGGCGAAGGCGTTTTGGGCAAAACGAGTAGTCAAAGTTGCCATTCCGCAACCCAAGCTGTCGGTGAGTTCTATTGTTGATTTGAACATGACCAATACTCAGCAGGGAATTCCTTTTGTAGGTGCGAAGGCAGCAAATTATGCCCTCATCCGCCAATCGCTCCCGGCATATGTTCGCCAAGGATACGCAATTCCGTTTACCCATTATTTTACCACTATCAAAAACTGCGGCGCAGATAAACTTATCCAAGCCCTAGCTAGCCAAAAACTTCAACGGAATGATAGAAATGCCTTTTTGAAAAAGATACGAGAAACCATTCTTGCTGCCTCCATCGATAAATCATTGCTATTGGAGGTAAATACCCTGATCTCGCAAAAGTTCAACAACGCTAAAATCAGGCTGAGAAGCTCGACCAATTGCGAAGACTTACCAGAGTTCAACGGTGCGGGACTTTACGAATCCAAAGGCTTTAAGAAAGCAGATGGGGATGAGGTATTGGAACGAAAAATCCTTCAAGTGTATGCCTCTTTGTGGAGTCCATTAGCTTATGAGGAAAGAGAATACTACTTTATTGACCACGCAAAAGTGGGGATGGCGATCTTGATTAACCAAGCATTTCCCGATGAATATGCCAATGGCGTTGCGCTTTCGATGGTAGAAAAGGAAAACATTTCTATCTATATAAATTCACAGTTTGGAGAAAATGCAGTAACCAATCCTGAGAATGGGCAAATTCCCGAATCTATTATTTTCCCAAATGGGTTGAAGGACAATTATAACGTCAGGACTCGTTCCAATATCCACGATGTCTTTGCACAACCTTTCTTAAAACATCACCTTTCTGTACTTAAAAAAGCTGCGTTGGAAATCCATTACCTCCTCACCCAAAGAGCTGAGAAAAGGGAAGACACTTCCTTTGGTATTGACATTGAGTTCAAGCTGATGGAAGAGGCAGGACAGCATAAACTTTATATAAAACAGGCACGATTGCTACAAGTCATATTACCAAGCCATTAAAAGATATTTTTACATTTTTTTTTCGATTACAAAACCACTACTCATGCTTAAAAAACACCTCCTATTTTTCGTAGCTATTCCCTTGTTGCTTTGGCAATGTGCTGAAAAGAAAGATGATACAATTAGCAAAGGAGAGTTAGCCTTGTTATCTTCCCTTGAAGAACTAGCAGGCTGGGACTGGAACCTGACTCCAGAAATAGATCCTGATAGCTTGGTTGAGGTAGCTAGCGAACAACTAACCAAGGTGTTGGCAACAAAAGTGTACGATGAAAATGATTCGATAGAAAACCTAAAAATCACGATCTCGCCTGACGGATTGGTAAGAGTGTTTACTTTCTCCTATTATTCTGGGGGGACACGGGGCGAAATCAATAATTCTGTAATTCAGTTTCAGCTTTCCAAGGGCAAATACCTTGTTGCTCCATCGGGTATTGAGGCTTCATTTCATCAAATACACAAGCTCCCTTCAGCCAATAAAACATTATATTTACTTATTGGAGAAGAGACTGGGGAAAGCAGGCTGTTAATTGGAGTTGCCAAAACCATTGAAATCACTCCTGATAATATCCATCTTGAGTATCCAGGCTTTGCAGGTAAGTACCCCACGCTAATGTATTTTGACTACCTTAACCCTGAAGCAGATTGCTTTGCCTGTATTGACTACAACCCTGATTCACATCAATTGGAGCTTGGTGTAATGGATGAAAATGATCATCTGAGAGGATGGGTAGGGAGAAAATTAATAGAAGAAGACAAAATAGCCTTTAGTCATTTAGTTTTTAAGGACGATCAATTTATTACCGAAAAGAAGAAATAAACAAACCTGTATTTGTAGAATATCAAAGCAAGAGCACGAAGTTATAAACTAATCAGGAGATCATTTCTTTTAAACTTAATTAGCAAAGCAATTAAATAGTAAAAACAACCATAACATATATTAGCAAATATAAATACCTGAAGAGTGATTGAAATCATATTTCGCCTTCACAAACAAAAAACATATGTTCTTATGACTGTATAACAGTTGTTTTAAGAGAATATCCAAATGAACAAAACTACTCCCAACCCTTCTATTTAGGTTCTATAATTAGAATTTAACTAAAAAAACTGTCCGAAATAAAGAATTCCAAGCCACCTATTCGTGAAAGAAACTGGGGATACTCCCAAAAATCGGGTATGCAAATACATATCATATAGTTAATATGATTAACTTCATAGTACAAGCAAGTTTCCCGCTCTATAATTGTAATGTTGGTGAACAGAAAGACTCATTCAAATACAATTAATAGGGTCAAATCTAAACAGCCAGCCCCAGTTCAATTTATCATACTCCAAACCAATCGTGAAACTAAAGTTAAACTATTACTATGGTTGCTGAATTAAAATTTAAAGAAGGAATATGGGCAACTTCTATTGAGCCCAAAGATTTTGTTTCCCTAAACATCACTCCTTATTACGGAGACCACCATTTTCTTTGCGGCCCTACCGACGCCACAAAAGCTTTGTGGGAAACTTGTAAGCAAGAACTCAAAAAAGAGCGTAGCAAAAAAGGCTTACACTCTGTAGACACCAGTACCATTTCTGCATCCAATGCATTTGCCGCTGGATATATCGACCAAGAAAAAGAAACAATTGTTGGCTTGCAAACAGATGCGTTGCTGAAGCGTGCCATGAAGCCTTTTGGAGGCTACAAGGTAGTGGAAAAAGCATTGTCTGAGCACGGCCTCAAACCTGCCGATAAAGTTGTAGAGGTTTTTAAATATGCTAAAACGCACAACGATGGCGTTTTTGATGCCTATACCGATGAAATAAGGAAATACCGTTCTCTTGGCTTTTTAACAGGCCTACCTGATAATTATGCACGTGGCCGTATTATTGGTGATTACCGTCGCTTAGCTCTATACGGCATCAACCGCTTGATTGAAGGAAAGAAAGAAGACCTTGCCAACATAAAAGGACCTATGACCGAAAGTGTGATCCGTTTGCGAGAAGAAGTTTCGGAGCAAATCAGAGCACTTGGCCAAATGATAGAAATGGGCAAAACCTATGGGCTAGACCTTTCCCGCCCTGCACAAAATGCCCAAGAGGCTATCCAATGGACATACATGGGCTATTTGGCTGCCGTGAAAGAGCAAGACGGTGCTGCCATGTCACTAGGAAGTGTTTCTTCATTTTTTGATGTTTACATCCAACATGACCTTGAAAACGGCATAATCACCGAAGAACAAGCGCAGGAGTATATCGACCATTTTGTAATGAAACTCCGCATGGTTCGCCATTTGCGCATGGAAGCTTACGATCAAATATTTGCCGGTGACCCAACTTGGGTTACAGAATCGCTTGGCGGCCAATTGATTGATGGGCGTACCAAAGTAACCAAAACGGCTTTCCGTTTCTTGAACACGCTTTACAACCTCGGTCCATCTCCTGAGCCAAACATTACCGTTCTTTGGTCACAAGATTTACCCGAAGGGTTCAAAAATTACTGTGCGAAGGTCTCTATCGAAACATCGTCTATTCAATACGAAAACGACGACCTGATGCGTAACAACCGCAACAGCGACGATTATGGTATCGCATGTTGTGTTTCCTTCCAAGAACTTGGCAAGCATATCCAATTCTTTGGTGCACGTACCAACCTTGCCAAAACGTTACTGTTGGCGATAAACAAAGGAAGGTGTGAAAATACAGGAACTGAAATTGTAGCAAGTATCCCTACGCTGAAAGATGGCTACCTTGATTACGATGAGGTAATGAAAAACTTTAGACATGCAATGAAGGACGTTGCTCGTGTTTACAACGAGGCGATGAACATTATCCATTACATGCATGATAAGTACTATTATGAGAAAGCGCAAATGGCGCTGATTGATACCAATCCTCGTATCAACATTGCTTATGGAATCGCAGGCCTTTCTATTGTTGCCGACTCACTATCGGCTATCAAACATGCGAAAGTGAAGCCGATAAGAAACGAAGATGGATTAACCGTTGATTTTGCCATAGAAGGTGAATTCCCGAAATATGGAAACGACGACGACCGAGTGGATTATATTGCCCGTGATATTGTAGCAGCCTTCAATGCTGAGCTGGCAAAATTACCAGTGTACAAAGGCGCTTCTCCTACTCTTTCGGTACTTACCATCACTTCAAACGTGACGTATGGTATGAAAACTGGGGCTACGCCAGACGGCAGGGCGAAAGGTGTTCCATTTGCACCGGGAGCTAACCCAATGCACGGACGAGACACTCACGGATTGATTGCATCGTTGAACTCGGTTTCTAAAATCGATTACAAAGATTCACAAGATGGAATCTCGAACACTCTGTCTGTTGTGCCTAAATCTCTTGGAGGAAGCGCTGAGGAAAGGATTGGCAATCTTGTATCTACGCTCGACGGATATTTCGGCCGCAATGCTCAGCACTTGAACGTGAACGTACTTGATCGTAAGTTGCTGGAAGATGCAATGGAACATCCAGAAGAGTATCCGCAACTCACCATTCGGGTTTCTGGATATGCGGTAAACTTTGTACGCCTAACCCGCGAGCAACAGCAGGAAGTACTCACCCGTTCGTTCCACGATTCACTTTAAGGCAACCTGCCTTCCTATGATAAAAAGCATGCTGTTCGATGAAAGTTGAACAGCATGTCTTATGTTTTTTTACTTTTGTTTGATGAACAAAAAGCTAAAAGTACATTCTATCGAATCTTTCGGGACTCATGACGGACCAGGCGTACGCATGGTAGTTTTTTTACAGGGCTGTAACATCAAGTGCCTATACTGCCAAAATGCTGATACCATACCGGGTAAAGGAGGGACAGAATACGATATAGATGATTTGGTAAAAAGAGCCGAGGGCATGAAAGGATATTTCGGCAAAAAAGGCGGAGTTACGGTTTCAGGAGGTGAGCCTCTGCTTCAGGCTGATGCATTAATCCCGTTCTTTCAAAAACTTAGCGAAAAAGGAATACATACAAACATCGATACCAACGGTACTATAGTCAACCCAGATTCGGAGAAGATCATCACCGAAATGGCTGACCTAGTCATGTTCGATATCAAACACGCTACGCCCGAAGGGTTCAAAACACTGGTTGGCAGAAACTTGTATAAGAAGTCCGAAAAACTGATTGAACTGAGGGAGAAAAGTCAAAAGCCTATTTGGTTTCGGTATGTATTAGTCCCAGGCTATACCGATAGCCACGAATACCTGCACATGATTGGCAAAAAATACAAAGACTACAAACAAATAGAACGCTTTCAGCTTCTGCCCTACCACAAGCTTGGCATCTACAAATGGGAAGCCTTGGGAGAGAAATATGAACTGAACGACACACCTGAAAATACGGAAGAACAGATTAAAGAAGCAGAAGGTATTTTAAAGAATTACTTTGAGAATGTAATCTAAAATGAGATAGGAAGTAACCAAATCGTATTCTTTCAAAAACACAACCAACTTTTTAAACTACTAAGAAGAATGAGCTTATACTCACCCAAAGAAATAATTCACGAAGCTAGCAAACTAGCTATTGACAAAGCAGGGTATTCGACCAGAAAAATTTTGGCACTTAGTTTTTTGGCAGGTGCTTACATCGCTTTTGGAGGGTTATTATCCATTTTGGTTGGCGGAGGAACTCCCGGAATTGCCGCAGAGAACCCAGGCATAGCCAAGTTTTTGTTCGGAGCAGCTTTCCCCGTAGGCCTTATGATGGTGGTAATGGCAGGCGCCGAGCTTTTTACGGGAAACAATGCCTATTTTATACCTAACGTATTAAATGGAAAACAAAAATGGTCAGCTCCCCTGCGAAACTGGAGCTTGGTATATCTTGGCAATTTTATAGGGTCGGTTTTCGTAGCGTACTTTCTCACACACCTAACCGACGTAGTAAGCCAAGAGCCATGGTCAAACACCGTACAAGCTATAGCCGAGGCAAAAACAAGCAACCCGTTCTACAAAACCTTCCTCAAAGGAATTGGGGCAAACTGGTTGGTATGCCTTGCCTTGTGGATGGGCATGTCAGCACAACATACCAGTGGAAAGATCATGGGACTTTGGTGGCCTGTCATGACCTTCGTGGCCATGGGTTTTGAACACTCCATAGCCAACATGTTCTTTATCCCGCTAGCCATGTTTGAAGGAGCAGATATCACTTGGACTACATTTGTAATCAAAAACCTAATTCCTGCAACTTTAGGAAATATAGTAGGCGGAGCTTTCTTTGTCGGCACACTCTATTGGTTTGCCTTTGGGGAGAAGAAGTAGGATTTTCCCCAATAAGTAAAGAAACTAAACATAAAAAGGATTCACGCCTCCTATTTCCTATTGGTAATTACCAAGACAAGATATTACTGACGTTACGCTCTCCTTCATGGTCAAACTTTTTGTTGTCACTTGGGCAGTTCACAACGCCCTCATTTTTACCCCAAAGGGTGGATGATCTTCCCTCATCAAGGTTGATTGCTTCTTCAAAACCCATTTTATACACAAAATCGCTCAAGTCATTGATGCTCATTCTCGTAGCATCAGCTGGATTACGACCATCTACTACTATAAATGAAATGCTGTCACTTTTGACAGCTACCAACGAGCGTAGATGGGTTGCGGTGAAAAACCTTCTTTCCCCCTACTTTAGTTAAATGCATAGCAAAACATGACTGCTGCCTTCCTATTTTGGAAAGGCAACTGTATTTTACGTACAAATTGACGATCGATCAAATTATTGAACACAACAACCATAGATGAAACAATGAAGAACATTTTCTTTTTAGGCTTAGTAATACTCTTACTAAACTCCTGCAAACAACAAGAATCACAAAATACCCAAGCACAAGAAACTGATACGTTTGATTACACACAGTACGTAAACCCACTAATAGGCACCAGTAAAATGGGGCACGTATTCCCCGGAGCAAGCGCTCCTTTTGGTATGGTGCAACTCAGCCCGCAGTCCAACTTTGAAGTGATGCATCAAGAAGATGGCAGTTACAACAAGAATACTTACGAATACTGCGCTGGCTATCAATACCGAGACACTACCATCATCGGCTTTTCCCACACCAACTTTAGTGGAACGGGGCACTCTGACCTAGGAGACTTTTTAGTAATGCCAACCACAGGCGACTTGGTGCTCGACCCGCTGGAAACAGAAGAAGGGGGAAAAGGCTTTTACTCGACCTTTTCCCACGAACAAGAAGCCGCATCTCCCGGCTATTACCAAGTAGCTTTGAAGAGTTACGGGATTAATGCGGAACTGACGGCAAGCGAGCGTGTGGGCTTTCACAAATACACTTTCCCAAAGTCTGAGGAGGCACATATTCTTTTGGACTTGGTCTATAATGTGTACCAACACGACAACAAGAACGTCTGGGCGTTTATTCGAGTGGAAAATGACTCTTTGGTCACAGGATACCGCCAAACCAAAGGCTGGGCACGCACCAAACTGGTGTATTTTGCCATGCAGTTTTCCAAGCCTTTCAAAAGCTACGGGCACAAGAAATACGACCAAGTCAAATACAACGGCTTTTACGGCCGCTTCAACGAATTTGAGAACTTTCCAGAGATGGCGGGGAAAAATATAAGAGCTTTTTTCAATTTCGATACGGAAGAAGGCGAAGCTATCGAGGTGAAATTTGCCCTATCGCCCGTGAGTGCCAAGGGAGCAATGAAAAACCTCGCTGCAGAAGTTCCGCATTGGGATTTTGACAAAACCCGTGAAGAAACGAGGGCAAAGTGGAACAAGGAACTCGCCAACATACAGGTAGAAACGATCACGGAAAAGGACAAAACGGTGTTCTATACCGCCATGTACCACGCTTCTTTGTCGCCAATTATCTACGAAGACGTGGATGGTCAATACAGAGGACTAGACCAAAACATCCATCAATCGGAAGGATTTACCAACTACACCATCTTTTCGCTGTGGGACACCTACCGTGCCTTGCACCCCTTGTTCAATATCACGCAGCCCGAGCGCAACAATGACATGATCAAAAGCATGCTCGTCCACCAAAGCCAAAGCGTCCATCATATGTTACCCATTTGGAGTCACTATGCCAATGAGAACTGGTGCATGATCGGCTACCATGCCACCTCGGTCATTGCCGATGCGATGGCAAAAGGCATAGGTGATTTCGACAAAAAAGAGGCGTTGGCAGCTTCGGTTGCTACGGCTAATGTCCGCTATTACGAAGGCATAGGCGAGTACATCGACCATCAGTTTGTGCCCGATGACAAAAGCCACTCTTCGGTTTCAAAGACCTTGGAATATGCTTATAACGACTGGTGCATAGCCCAAATGGCGATGCAAGTGGGGGACAAAGCTGCCGAAGAAACCTTTATGAAACGCTCCCAGTATTTCAATAATGTGTATGATCCGAGCATTGGGTACATGCGCCCCAAGCTTTCCGATGGTTCTTTCAGAAAAGAATTTGACCCGATGGATACGCATGGGCAAGGCTTCATAGAAGGAAATGCATGGAACTACGGTTTGTATGTCCCCCAAGACATTGACAAAATGGTGAGCATGATGGGTGGAAAAGAGCAATTCACCGCACACCTTGATTCCTTGTTCACCATGGAAATTGAGGACAAGTACATTGAGAAAAACGAGGACATCACCCGCGACGGAATCATAGGAAACTACGTGCATGGAAACGAGCCTGGCCACCATATCCCCTACCTCTACAACTGGACAGGGCATCCGAAAAAAACGCAAGAGCGTGTGCGGATGATTATGAGAAAGATGTATGGATCCACCATCAACGGCTTATGTGGAAATGATGATGCGGGGCAAATGAGCGCTTGGTATATCTTCAGTGCACTGGGCTTCTACCCAGTTACTCCTGGTTCCCCTTATTATGCATTGGGCAGCCCATTGTTGAAAGAAGCGACTATCCAATTGACAAATGGCAAGACCTTGACCATCAAAGCTACCAACCAAAGCGAAGAGAATGTCTATGTAAAAAGCGTGACAGTCAACGGAAAGAAGCTGGAAGGAACGATGCTCTCCCACCAAGACTTAATGAGCGGAGGGGAGATCATATTTGAGATGAGTGGGGAATAAACTTTAACTTGTTGCCTCCACCAGCGACGATGTCATTGCAAATGACATCGTCGCCTTGGCATGCCCCATTTAGGTGTAGTCAAAACTACGCCTTCATATCTTAAAACAGCAACCTCTGGTATCTAATCCCCCACATGGGGAATATATTCGGGCACTTAAGCGTTACGAACCTTCGCTTTGGGAGTCTATTCCGTCACATGTGGCATCCATTTCATCATGTTGGATACGTAATCTACCACTTCTGGAGCTTAATCAGCCACTTATGGGAGGCAATCGGCCGCCTCGGGAGGGCATTTGCCCTGTTTAGGTGTTTATTTGACTGGTTTAGGCACAACCATCGCCATGTTTGGCAAAATAATCCCCTACCCTTTTGTGAATTTACTCAATAAAGTTCGGAATACGAAAAGCAAAAATCTTACATTATGTTAAATAGAAGGCTATTTTTGGGCTTTTTACGGTTCCCTTGTAAGTATTTGGACCCACTTGAGGGAATTGGGTTCTTTCCCCTCCAATAAGGACAAACTCTTAACATACATTACTTTCACTATCCTAAGAATAAGTAGTATATTTTGTACTTCAAACAAACAACTTACAGACTAAATACCCCTATTTTCTGCTTTTCATTCAATTTCTTTTGATAAACCACTTATTATAAGATACTTACTGAGATTATAAAAAAGTAACGATTCTAATCTGAGTTGTTACATAAGTGAGATTTGGGGATATTTTACACTGCATACAAGGAGGGGCTTTGCGTTATAAAGGCAAAAATTTTTACCTTTAATTTATATGTTATGAAAGAATATTTTGACAAAAAGAAAGTCAATAGTATCGGAACATACATTGACCAGGTGCTTGGCACCCCAAGTGAGCTAGCCTTGGCAACTTCGGCGGGCTATCCTAAAAAAGAATTTGACAATGCAGCGAAGCTCTACAAAGAGATTATGGAACTTAGGCAAGTCAGCAAGGTAGCCCTTGGCAGGCGCTTTAGCGCCACCGATGCCTTTAACTATTCGGTAGAGCAACTGAAGGAGCATTATGGCCCTGTAAAGGAAATCGCCTATATCTTGTTTGAAGATGACAGGGAAGCCTACTACAACCTAGACCTCAGCGGACCAAGGGACGACTCTTTTGACGGGATGAAAACCCAAGTGCGCATTCTCTACGAAGGAATTTTGGGCAATGCCAACTACCTCGCCGACTTGAATAAGAAAGGTATCAGCCAAGAGCACTTGCAAGCGGGGCTAAAGCTCCATGCCGATATGCTCGAACTCAAGCGCATCCAGCTCTTCGTCGAACACGAGAGAAAGGAAGCAGTGCAGACACTCCTAGTAAAGGTGAACGAATTAGAGAAATGGCACTCCAAAGCCAAGCGGATCATCCGCGCCTACAGCAAGGTAAAACCTATCTAGGGATAAATCTCCGTATTGACTTATTTCCAAAAGGGCTGCTCTGGCAGTCCTTTTTTTGTTTGTTCTTCTCCCGAGGTTTGTGGTGCACCTTGGGTATATCACACCTTTTTAGAAAAACCTCGGAAAAGTTTCAGTTTTGTAGTTATGGGTATAAAAAAATAATCAACGCCGTAGGTGTTGCAGAAACAAACATTTTACTCAAATTATGCATTAAAGTTTAGTTTAGGCTAAAGCCAATATCTTTTTTCCTTTCAAACGGGGCTTAAAAACCCCGTCTATTGATTTTTTTTCAGAAACATCCTTACCGCAAACCGTGATATAGTCTATTGTATACAGGCTTTTCCATCTACCCCAAATCCGTCGTTCCCATGAAAGTGGGAATCTCTCTCCGACTATTCTGCAAAGCCCCAAGGTGCTCGATCCGAAATGCTTGCTGGTGCATCGGAGGGAGATCCCGGGTCTATGCCCGGGATGACTCAACTACTGCTGACTCCAGTGGTACTACCTTCATTTGAACGCCCCAACGTATTCGAGATACCTCCACAAACCAGTGTCATTCCCGGTCCGATCGGGAATCTCCCTCCTATCATTCCACAAACCAACCCATTACAAAAAAGCAAAGCTCCACAATGCCTGTTGATGCGTGGGTAGGAGATCCTGCGTCGAAGCGCAGGATGACGGAAAGTAAGAGTCATTCCGGCCCTGAGCCGGAATCTCCCTCTTACTATTCAACAGGCCTACCCATTTCAAAAGAGCAAAGCTCTACAATGCCACCCAAAATACCAGCTCTTTGCACAATAGGTCGGAGATCCCGCATCTGCGTGCGGGAAGACGAAGTGGGTGAGATGGGTGTTTTTCTTTTTTTATTCCTTCAAACTTGCCCAAATCCATCGTCCCCCCCGCCTGAAAACACAAAGCGGTTGCCACAAACATGGCAACCGCTTTTTAATGAATTGAGTGATAGCATATTTCTATTTCCCATCTACCAATTTCATCACATACGAATAGGTGTATTTCTTGTCTTCTAATCGGTATTGGCGGTGTGGGTACATGCCCCAACTATTGTCGCCACCAAGCCCTCTTTGCATCAGATCAACATGTACCGAAACAAAGTTCCTTGGTTTCACATCGGTTGGGTGCTGTTGCTTTTTGGTCAAGCCCGGGTCGAAGTCTTCTGCGAGATAGTTCAAGGTGCTGAAGCTGATCGGCTGCACACCTGTGATCTGCAAGCCTGCTCCTTGCCCGTTGGTGAGCGTGAACCAACGCGTATCGGTTTTGTAGCCGTTTTCCTGTGGGCGCATGTAGCTCTCGGTAAACTGCTCCGCTACGGTGCTTTCATACAACCCTACAAATGCCGAATGCTTTCTGTCTTGGTAGTTTTCCCAAGGGCCTCTGCCGTAATAGGCCAATTGATCGTAGTTGCCAGGCATGAGCAAACGCATCCCAAAGCGAGGCAGTTCGGGCAAGTCTCTACCGGTCATATCCAAGGTAGCGGTCACTTTGATCGATCCATCGTTTTGGATAAAATAGGTGATGGTGTACGGAGTGGCGATGTTTGCCAATTCAAAATTAGCTGTAATGGCTACGCCCTCGGCAGACTTCTCTCCTACTTCCAAGCTTTTCAATTGCTTGTTGGAATGAGCCGCTCTCCAAATCCCCAACCGCTCAGGCATATGATTGCCAAAATCGTTGTCGGTTGGGGCACGCCAGAAGTAAGGCTCTGGGTATTGCATCATCATCCATTTTCCATTCAGTCGGTAATCCACCAATCTTCCTGATCTTTTATCGAACTTTCCTGTGATTCCGCCTGCCTTAAAGCTGATGTCGTTTTCCGAGTCTTCCACGGTCAATGCTCCTTCGGTCGCTTTCGCAGCAAAGTACTTGCTCTCTCCCAACTGGAATTCTTCCCTTGCTATTTCATGCCCTTTTGGAAGCATAGGAGCTTCATTTTTGGTATAGGCATACACGTGCAAGAAATATTCTTCTCCCTCTTTTGCT
It encodes:
- a CDS encoding GH92 family glycosyl hydrolase, which gives rise to MKNIFFLGLVILLLNSCKQQESQNTQAQETDTFDYTQYVNPLIGTSKMGHVFPGASAPFGMVQLSPQSNFEVMHQEDGSYNKNTYEYCAGYQYRDTTIIGFSHTNFSGTGHSDLGDFLVMPTTGDLVLDPLETEEGGKGFYSTFSHEQEAASPGYYQVALKSYGINAELTASERVGFHKYTFPKSEEAHILLDLVYNVYQHDNKNVWAFIRVENDSLVTGYRQTKGWARTKLVYFAMQFSKPFKSYGHKKYDQVKYNGFYGRFNEFENFPEMAGKNIRAFFNFDTEEGEAIEVKFALSPVSAKGAMKNLAAEVPHWDFDKTREETRAKWNKELANIQVETITEKDKTVFYTAMYHASLSPIIYEDVDGQYRGLDQNIHQSEGFTNYTIFSLWDTYRALHPLFNITQPERNNDMIKSMLVHQSQSVHHMLPIWSHYANENWCMIGYHATSVIADAMAKGIGDFDKKEALAASVATANVRYYEGIGEYIDHQFVPDDKSHSSVSKTLEYAYNDWCIAQMAMQVGDKAAEETFMKRSQYFNNVYDPSIGYMRPKLSDGSFRKEFDPMDTHGQGFIEGNAWNYGLYVPQDIDKMVSMMGGKEQFTAHLDSLFTMEIEDKYIEKNEDITRDGIIGNYVHGNEPGHHIPYLYNWTGHPKKTQERVRMIMRKMYGSTINGLCGNDDAGQMSAWYIFSALGFYPVTPGSPYYALGSPLLKEATIQLTNGKTLTIKATNQSEENVYVKSVTVNGKKLEGTMLSHQDLMSGGEIIFEMSGE